From Campylobacter upsaliensis, the proteins below share one genomic window:
- a CDS encoding glycosyl transferase family 90, with translation MRNSRLATRLSHLAYNIKGITRMMSPRFLLARREDILCALQERSDVDMIKKRVDYYCQINSKITLDKDAKSIASVRFARKGVGYKFDSYEYLRYFPQDFKAHFEFGDVSYICTKPSFTKSRPVESGGGGSNTLLKLDKNRHFVFIKDPYKFSQKQDKLFYRGAIYQKHRIEFFQKYFNHPLCDLGHVGSKSLHHAWQKARISIAKHLPYKFLLALEGNDVASNLKWIMSSNSLAIMPKPKFETWFMEGSLEPNVHYLQIRDDYEDLEERLEFCLLHPTFAQDIIYNAHQYVAQFFDKKREDLISLLVLEKYFYYTNQLNFLSI, from the coding sequence ATGAGAAATAGCCGTCTAGCAACTAGACTTAGCCATTTAGCCTATAATATTAAGGGTATTACGCGTATGATGAGTCCGCGTTTTTTACTCGCAAGGCGTGAGGATATTTTGTGTGCTTTGCAGGAGCGAAGCGATGTGGATATGATTAAAAAAAGGGTGGATTATTATTGTCAAATAAACAGCAAAATCACCCTTGATAAAGACGCAAAAAGCATTGCTAGTGTGAGATTTGCTAGAAAGGGCGTTGGTTATAAATTTGACTCTTATGAATATTTGCGTTATTTTCCGCAAGATTTCAAAGCACATTTTGAATTTGGTGATGTTTCTTATATTTGCACTAAGCCTTCTTTTACGAAATCTCGTCCTGTTGAAAGTGGTGGTGGGGGGAGTAACACGCTTTTAAAACTAGATAAAAATCGCCATTTTGTCTTCATCAAAGACCCCTATAAATTTAGCCAAAAGCAAGATAAGCTTTTTTACCGTGGGGCGATTTATCAAAAACACAGAATTGAATTTTTTCAAAAATACTTTAACCATCCCTTATGCGACTTAGGACATGTAGGAAGTAAAAGTCTCCACCACGCTTGGCAAAAAGCTAGGATAAGCATCGCTAAACATTTGCCTTATAAATTTCTTTTAGCCCTAGAGGGTAACGATGTAGCGAGTAATCTTAAATGGATAATGAGTTCAAATTCCCTAGCCATTATGCCAAAGCCTAAATTTGAAACTTGGTTTATGGAGGGAAGTTTAGAGCCAAATGTCCATTATTTACAAATTAGAGATGATTATGAAGACTTAGAAGAAAGGCTTGAATTTTGCCTTTTGCATCCCACTTTTGCACAGGATATTATTTATAATGCTCATCAATATGTCGCGCAGTTTTTTGATAAAAAACGCGAGGATTTAATCTCGCTTTTGGTTTTGGAAAAATATTTTTATTATACAAATCAGCTTAATTTTCTTAGCATTTAA
- a CDS encoding proline dehydrogenase family protein, translating into MIQKSIALAEELQSKIEQNLSASERQFHAKMQKLLNNPKNKVMLIELLDRSFRCKDKKASFELIEHTLNKFGIADFFSAFEKFLLFSFLNFGKLAPNLSVPFFVSHLRNDTKAMVLDADENFLAPHITKRKNEQNITLNVNLIGEEVLGEAESQYRMQKYEEALKSSYITYISIKITTIFSQINIIDFDYSKEEVVKRLDKLYALALEEQKKQGVSKFINLDMEEFRDLELTVAAFMESVAKFDIKAGIVLQAYIPDSYEYLKKLLAFSKERVLKGMQPIKIRFVKGANMESEETIASQRGWELPTFSRKIDTDSNYNKMLNLVLEDENYKYINVGIASHNIFEIAYAYTRINEAGAGESFTFEMLEGMSLQCSYELSQMHDLILYAPVCDEAHFNNAIAYLVRRLDENTSEDNFMRYFFNLKVGSKEWEEQKSLFLNALEGIKTLDNTTHRKQDRTKTQNIPSSYTTKTFTNESDTDFILSQNRLWAQNIKAKYENLANYDVYPVAGELDFTQADLNTLEVKDKIAHRTIGTAYLAGENELKAALEVAKNSNFTQKSSDEIYGVLAKVAKLMRERRGDLIGLAALETGKTFLEIDPEVSEAIDFIEFYPHSLETLKKQNPNTTFKPKGIGVTIAPWNFPVGISVGTIAAPLAAGNIVLYKPSSLSMLTGYKLCECFWDAGIPRDALIFLPAKGSDISKYILSDEAVKFSILTGGEDTAYAMLKANPTLLLSAETGGKNATIVSKFADRDSAVKNIIHSAFSNSGQKCSATSLLVLEDEVYEDEEFKKALVDAAASLAVGSPFVFKNKLGALCDKPSEKLTKAINELEAGEEWALKPTFINDNAHLMTPGIKYGVKKGAFTHMNELFAPLLSVMRAKDLKEAIEIVNSTGYGLTAGFESLDEREWEYFHTHIEAGNIYINKPTTGAIVLRQPFGGVKKSAIGFGRKVGIYNYITQFMDIEAKADTNLLDSPLASALEKLSKASDESTQATLANAVLIAQSYAYHHKHEFSVAKDYVNIRGEDNLFSYTRIKNLAFRVCEQDSLQDILGVIIGCHTLGLSPLVSYDSAQSSIIKELKKICKAVDLGADFVEENEEQFIAKISKFERIRYHAKADKNSPLYQAAAKEAKIIIRDKPLLNGRFELLFYHNEKALSVSYHRYGNLGIRALKNSQ; encoded by the coding sequence ATGATACAAAAATCCATCGCTTTGGCAGAAGAACTACAAAGCAAAATCGAGCAAAATCTCTCCGCTAGTGAGAGACAATTTCACGCTAAAATGCAAAAGCTTCTTAATAATCCCAAAAATAAAGTAATGCTAATCGAGCTGCTTGACCGCTCTTTTCGTTGTAAAGATAAAAAAGCAAGTTTTGAACTCATAGAACACACGCTTAATAAATTTGGCATAGCGGACTTTTTCTCTGCCTTTGAGAAATTCTTGCTTTTTAGCTTTTTAAATTTTGGCAAACTCGCTCCTAATCTTAGTGTGCCATTTTTTGTTTCGCATTTAAGAAACGATACAAAGGCTATGGTGCTAGACGCTGATGAAAATTTCCTAGCCCCGCACATTACCAAGCGTAAAAATGAGCAAAATATCACGCTTAATGTCAATCTCATCGGTGAAGAGGTTTTGGGCGAAGCGGAGAGCCAGTATCGTATGCAAAAATATGAAGAAGCCCTAAAATCAAGCTATATCACTTACATTTCTATCAAAATTACCACGATTTTTTCACAGATTAATATTATTGATTTTGACTATTCTAAAGAGGAAGTTGTTAAAAGGCTTGATAAACTCTACGCCCTAGCCTTAGAAGAACAAAAAAAGCAAGGCGTGAGTAAGTTTATCAATTTAGATATGGAGGAATTTAGAGACTTAGAGCTAACCGTGGCTGCCTTTATGGAGAGTGTGGCGAAATTTGATATTAAAGCGGGGATTGTTTTACAAGCTTATATCCCTGATTCTTATGAATATCTTAAAAAGCTCTTAGCCTTTTCAAAAGAAAGGGTTTTAAAGGGTATGCAACCTATCAAAATCCGTTTTGTTAAGGGTGCAAATATGGAAAGTGAGGAAACCATAGCTAGTCAAAGAGGCTGGGAGCTACCGACCTTTAGCCGCAAAATCGACACCGATAGCAATTATAATAAAATGCTTAATCTTGTATTAGAAGATGAAAATTACAAATATATCAATGTTGGTATTGCAAGTCATAATATTTTTGAAATCGCTTATGCTTACACACGCATTAACGAAGCTGGGGCAGGTGAGAGCTTTACCTTTGAAATGCTTGAGGGTATGAGTTTGCAATGCTCTTATGAGCTTTCACAAATGCACGATTTAATTCTCTATGCACCTGTATGTGATGAAGCACACTTTAATAACGCCATTGCTTACCTTGTGCGCCGTCTTGATGAAAACACAAGCGAAGATAATTTTATGCGTTATTTTTTCAATCTTAAAGTTGGCTCTAAAGAATGGGAAGAGCAAAAAAGCTTATTTTTAAATGCCCTTGAAGGCATTAAAACCCTTGATAATACCACACACAGAAAGCAAGATAGAACCAAAACGCAAAATATACCAAGCTCTTACACGACAAAAACTTTTACTAATGAAAGCGACACAGACTTCATACTCTCACAAAATCGCTTATGGGCGCAAAATATCAAGGCGAAATATGAAAATTTAGCAAATTATGATGTGTATCCTGTGGCTGGAGAGCTTGACTTCACACAAGCGGATTTAAACACTTTAGAAGTTAAAGACAAAATCGCCCATCGCACCATAGGCACAGCGTATTTAGCAGGAGAAAATGAGCTAAAAGCAGCTTTAGAAGTGGCGAAAAACTCAAACTTTACGCAAAAAAGTAGCGATGAGATTTATGGCGTTTTAGCCAAAGTCGCCAAGCTTATGCGTGAGAGAAGGGGGGATTTGATAGGGCTTGCAGCATTAGAGACAGGCAAGACTTTTTTAGAAATTGATCCGGAAGTAAGCGAGGCGATTGATTTTATAGAGTTTTATCCCCACTCTCTAGAAACACTCAAAAAGCAAAATCCAAACACCACCTTTAAGCCAAAGGGCATAGGCGTTACCATTGCGCCGTGGAATTTCCCTGTGGGTATTTCTGTGGGCACCATAGCTGCTCCTTTAGCTGCTGGTAATATCGTGCTTTATAAGCCATCATCGCTTTCTATGCTGACAGGCTATAAGCTTTGTGAGTGCTTTTGGGATGCGGGCATTCCAAGAGATGCGCTTATTTTCTTACCAGCAAAGGGCAGTGATATATCGAAATATATTTTAAGCGATGAAGCGGTGAAATTTTCCATACTTACAGGCGGTGAAGATACTGCCTATGCAATGCTAAAAGCAAATCCTACCCTACTTTTAAGTGCAGAAACTGGAGGCAAAAATGCGACCATTGTGTCTAAATTTGCCGATAGAGATAGTGCGGTCAAAAACATTATCCACTCTGCATTTTCAAATTCTGGGCAAAAATGCTCAGCGACTTCTTTACTTGTGCTTGAAGATGAAGTGTATGAAGATGAAGAATTTAAAAAAGCCCTTGTCGATGCGGCAGCTTCTTTGGCGGTGGGAAGTCCTTTTGTCTTTAAAAATAAATTAGGTGCTTTGTGTGATAAACCTAGCGAGAAACTGACAAAAGCTATCAATGAGCTAGAAGCTGGGGAAGAGTGGGCGTTAAAACCAACATTTATAAATGATAACGCTCACTTAATGACTCCGGGCATTAAATACGGCGTGAAAAAGGGAGCTTTCACACATATGAACGAGCTTTTCGCACCGCTTTTGAGCGTAATGAGGGCTAAAGATTTAAAAGAAGCGATTGAAATCGTCAATTCCACAGGATACGGACTTACAGCGGGATTTGAAAGCTTAGATGAAAGAGAGTGGGAATATTTCCACACTCATATTGAGGCAGGTAATATCTATATCAACAAGCCCACAACAGGCGCTATCGTGCTAAGGCAGCCCTTTGGCGGGGTGAAAAAGTCTGCCATAGGCTTTGGGAGAAAGGTTGGAATCTATAATTACATCACGCAATTTATGGATATAGAAGCAAAAGCTGATACAAATTTACTTGATAGCCCCTTAGCAAGTGCATTAGAAAAATTAAGCAAAGCAAGTGATGAAAGCACACAAGCTACCCTAGCAAATGCCGTCCTTATAGCACAATCTTATGCTTATCATCATAAGCACGAATTTAGCGTAGCAAAAGATTATGTCAATATCCGTGGAGAAGATAATCTTTTTTCTTACACGCGGATTAAAAACCTAGCCTTTAGGGTGTGTGAGCAAGATAGCTTGCAAGATATTCTAGGCGTTATCATAGGGTGTCATACGCTAGGGCTAAGTCCTCTTGTAAGCTATGATAGCGCACAAAGCTCTATCATCAAAGAGCTTAAGAAAATTTGCAAGGCGGTAGATTTGGGAGCGGATTTTGTAGAAGAAAATGAGGAGCAATTTATCGCTAAAATTTCTAAATTTGAACGCATTCGTTATCACGCTAAAGCGGATAAAAATAGCCCTCTCTATCAAGCTGCTGCTAAAGAGGCTAAGATTATTATCCGTGATAAGCCGCTATTAAATGGGCGTTTTGAGCTTTTGTTCTATCATAATGAAAAGGCTTTAAGCGTGTCTTATCATCGCTATGGAAACTTAGGCATTCGTGCTTTAAAAAATTCACAATAA
- the putP gene encoding sodium/proline symporter PutP yields the protein MEVVKINTEIAITFIAYSALMLFIGFYFYRKNKSTEDYFLGGRSLGPVVSALSAGASDMSGWLLMGLPGALYVSGFVESYIAIGLSIGAFLNWVFVAKRLRIYTSVIANSITIPDYFETRFDDDKHILRIVCAIVILVFFTFYVSSGLVGGAKLFESTFGIDYTHALTTGTIIIVLYTFLGGYKAVCWTDMIQGLLMMSALIIVPLVMLSNLGGYEAAISIVQEIKPQNLSMGEGVSALAIISALAWGLGYFGQPHILVRFMSIRSTKEIPTATFVGISWMVISLIGACLIGVLGIAYVYKFNLSLQDPEKIFIVMSQLLFNPWIAGILLSAILAAIMSTASSQLLVSSSTLAEDFYRRIFKQDASSQIVMRLGRIGVLLVALIAFLISTDKNSSVLSIVAYAWAGFGASFGSVMLFSLFWSKMTRMGAIAGMVTGAVVVVAWKNYLAGALNFPIYEIVPGFVCASLVIIIVSLMTKVRPGTQKAYETMLKNL from the coding sequence ATGGAAGTTGTCAAAATTAACACAGAAATTGCCATTACTTTTATCGCCTACTCGGCTTTAATGCTATTTATCGGCTTTTATTTTTATAGGAAAAACAAAAGCACAGAAGACTACTTTCTAGGTGGGAGGTCGCTTGGTCCTGTGGTGTCAGCTCTAAGTGCTGGGGCTAGTGATATGAGTGGTTGGCTTTTGATGGGTTTGCCCGGAGCTTTGTATGTGAGCGGTTTTGTAGAAAGCTATATCGCCATAGGTCTTAGTATAGGGGCGTTTTTAAATTGGGTTTTTGTCGCTAAAAGACTTAGAATTTATACAAGCGTGATTGCTAATAGCATTACAATCCCTGATTATTTTGAAACGCGTTTTGATGATGATAAGCACATTTTACGCATTGTTTGTGCGATTGTGATTTTGGTGTTTTTTACTTTTTATGTTTCTTCTGGGCTTGTAGGTGGAGCGAAACTTTTTGAAAGCACCTTTGGGATTGATTATACTCACGCCCTTACCACAGGGACTATTATCATCGTGCTTTATACCTTTTTAGGCGGCTATAAAGCTGTGTGCTGGACGGATATGATCCAAGGACTTTTGATGATGAGTGCTTTAATTATCGTGCCTTTAGTAATGCTTTCAAATTTAGGTGGTTATGAAGCTGCTATAAGCATCGTCCAAGAAATCAAGCCTCAAAATTTATCTATGGGTGAGGGCGTATCGGCTCTTGCGATTATTTCAGCTCTTGCGTGGGGGCTAGGGTATTTTGGACAGCCGCATATTTTGGTGCGTTTTATGTCTATACGCTCGACTAAAGAGATTCCAACTGCTACTTTTGTGGGGATTTCTTGGATGGTGATTTCACTCATTGGGGCGTGCTTGATTGGAGTTTTGGGCATTGCCTATGTGTATAAATTTAATCTCTCCTTGCAAGATCCAGAAAAAATCTTTATTGTGATGAGCCAATTACTCTTTAATCCTTGGATCGCTGGGATTTTGCTTAGTGCGATTTTAGCGGCGATTATGAGCACGGCTAGTTCGCAACTTCTTGTTTCAAGCTCGACTTTGGCAGAAGATTTTTATCGCCGTATTTTCAAACAAGATGCAAGTTCGCAAATAGTGATGAGACTAGGTAGAATAGGCGTTTTACTTGTAGCCCTTATCGCTTTTCTTATTTCAACAGATAAAAATTCAAGCGTCTTAAGCATAGTCGCTTATGCGTGGGCTGGCTTTGGTGCTAGCTTTGGCTCTGTAATGCTCTTTTCGCTCTTTTGGAGTAAAATGACGCGTATGGGTGCGATCGCAGGTATGGTTACAGGTGCTGTTGTAGTTGTGGCTTGGAAAAATTATTTAGCAGGGGCTTTAAATTTCCCAATCTATGAAATCGTGCCCGGCTTTGTGTGTGCTAGTCTTGTCATTATCATCGTAAGCTTAATGACTAAGGTGCGTCCAGGCACTCAAAAAGCCTATGAAACGATGCTTAAAAATCTTTAA
- the ybeY gene encoding rRNA maturation RNase YbeY — protein MILCEENCEFLQDIANTLSPKDVELIFVENEEMRELNLKHRNKNKSTDVLSFPLQAINEALPLGSIVINKTLAQEKAKEFHHSLKDEISLLFIHAMLHLLGFDHEKDKGEMRQKEEELIHLFKLPQSLIVRTEAL, from the coding sequence GTGATACTTTGTGAAGAAAATTGCGAATTTTTACAAGACATAGCCAATACTTTAAGTCCTAAAGATGTCGAGCTTATCTTCGTAGAAAATGAAGAGATGAGAGAGTTAAATTTAAAACATAGAAATAAAAACAAAAGCACAGATGTATTGTCCTTTCCCCTGCAAGCTATAAATGAAGCTCTCCCGCTTGGCAGCATAGTCATTAACAAAACTCTAGCACAAGAAAAAGCTAAGGAATTTCATCATAGCTTAAAAGATGAAATTTCCCTACTTTTTATCCACGCTATGCTTCATCTACTAGGCTTTGACCACGAAAAAGACAAGGGCGAAATGCGTCAAAAAGAAGAAGAATTAATCCACCTTTTTAAACTTCCACAAAGTCTTATTGTAAGGACGGAGGCTCTTTAA
- a CDS encoding DNA ligase translates to MRVAIQSLFCRFFIFIFLINFVLADELLLLNKFDQKAFKDANLSEYLMSEKLDGVRGIWDGKGFKSRKNYPIKSPEFFRANFPSFVLDGELYLGKNSFDTLSALLRKDDEKNTLWRDVTYNVFDVPNACEEFKLNPCSLKNRLSILEKYLEKYPNSYIKIIPHFEIQSQEHLEQFYQKVLKEGGEGLVIRKNNAPYEKGRTNNALKLKPYEDAECKVVGYTQGRGKFEGMVGALLCQMPNGKIIKIGSGLKNKDRANPPQINAIITYKFSGYTKNNLPRFPIFLRLKEPPSLQ, encoded by the coding sequence ATGCGAGTGGCTATACAATCTTTATTTTGTAGATTTTTTATTTTTATTTTTTTGATTAATTTTGTCTTAGCCGATGAATTATTATTACTCAATAAATTTGATCAAAAAGCTTTTAAAGATGCAAATTTGAGCGAGTATTTAATGAGCGAAAAGCTTGATGGAGTGCGGGGAATTTGGGATGGAAAAGGCTTTAAAAGCCGAAAAAATTATCCCATAAAAAGCCCTGAATTTTTTAGGGCAAATTTTCCTTCTTTTGTGCTTGATGGAGAGCTTTATTTGGGTAAAAATTCTTTCGATACTCTTTCTGCTTTGCTGCGTAAAGATGATGAGAAAAACACTCTTTGGAGAGATGTTACTTATAATGTTTTTGATGTGCCAAATGCCTGTGAAGAATTTAAGCTTAATCCCTGCTCTCTCAAAAATAGGTTAAGTATTTTAGAAAAATATTTAGAAAAATATCCAAATTCTTACATTAAAATTATCCCTCATTTTGAAATTCAAAGTCAAGAACATTTAGAGCAATTTTATCAAAAGGTGCTAAAAGAAGGTGGAGAGGGGCTTGTGATTAGAAAAAATAATGCTCCTTATGAGAAAGGACGCACTAATAATGCCCTAAAACTTAAGCCTTATGAAGATGCAGAGTGTAAAGTCGTAGGATATACGCAAGGAAGGGGCAAATTTGAAGGTATGGTGGGGGCTTTGCTCTGTCAAATGCCAAATGGTAAAATTATCAAAATCGGCTCAGGCTTAAAAAACAAAGATAGGGCAAATCCTCCGCAAATAAATGCCATTATCACCTATAAATTTAGCGGATATACTAAAAATAATTTGCCGCGTTTTCCTATATTCTTACGCCTTAAAGAGCCTCCGTCCTTACAATAA
- the cgpA gene encoding glycoprotein CgpA yields MKKNRWILFFLIFSFAYANDNPFSGEQNVSIITPSSFTRSDVKFNSNARILKSVSFNYINLDGTEETLVLDVNKSIDWHDTYTIMRSKSPEPSKILDVSVTIPSKGNADSNLSIDVELPIQSGSIDKLLTYSVYKNKIRLNANDELVSDFSIGNPSKIVMDFKSNVISPSKAVRIKNSFFKRLDFGSHKGYYRLVLYLDGKYNYKIEKDASGYTIFIL; encoded by the coding sequence ATGAAAAAAAATAGATGGATTTTATTTTTCTTGATTTTTAGTTTTGCTTATGCAAATGATAATCCTTTTAGCGGTGAGCAAAATGTTAGTATCATTACCCCTTCATCTTTTACGAGAAGTGATGTGAAATTTAATTCTAATGCGAGAATTTTAAAAAGTGTTAGTTTTAATTATATCAATTTAGACGGCACAGAAGAAACTCTCGTGCTAGATGTGAATAAAAGCATAGATTGGCACGATACTTATACTATAATGCGTTCTAAAAGCCCTGAACCATCTAAAATCCTAGATGTTTCTGTAACAATACCTAGTAAGGGTAATGCAGACTCAAATCTTTCTATCGATGTGGAACTTCCAATTCAAAGTGGAAGCATAGATAAGCTTTTAACTTATAGTGTCTATAAAAATAAAATTCGTCTTAATGCAAATGACGAGCTTGTGTCCGATTTTTCCATAGGTAATCCTAGCAAAATCGTAATGGACTTTAAGTCAAATGTCATCAGCCCTAGCAAGGCTGTGAGGATAAAAAATTCCTTTTTTAAAAGGCTAGATTTCGGTTCTCATAAGGGCTATTATCGCTTAGTTTTATATTTAGATGGCAAGTATAATTATAAGATAGAAAAAGATGCGAGTGGCTATACAATCTTTATTTTGTAG
- the eno gene encoding phosphopyruvate hydratase, giving the protein MLIIEDVRAFEVLDSRGNPSVKAEVILSDGSSGSAIVPSGASTGSKEALELRDGEARFGGKGVLKAVSNINENIADEITGLDAFNQTQLDTILRELDGTKNYSKLGANATLGVSMANARAVANSLGMPLYRYLGGANASVLPVPMCNIINGGAHANNSVDFQEYMIMPYGFTSFKEGLRAVCEIYAILKKELANGGHPTALGDEGGFAPNLANNTEPIEFLMTCIKKAGYEKQIKIALDVASTEFYKDGKYHLEGRTFTSDELIARYVELCAKYPICSIEDGLAENDFEGWIKLTKELGAKIQLVGDDLFVTNEEILKEGIEKKMANAILIKPNQIGTLTQTMRTVRLAQRNNYKCIMSHRSGESEDAFIADFAVALNTGQIKTGAPARADRTAKYNRLLEIELENDEYLGEGL; this is encoded by the coding sequence ATGTTGATTATCGAAGATGTAAGAGCCTTTGAGGTTTTGGATAGCAGGGGTAATCCTAGCGTTAAAGCGGAAGTGATTTTAAGCGATGGAAGCTCAGGCTCTGCCATAGTGCCAAGTGGAGCTAGCACAGGTTCTAAGGAGGCTTTGGAGCTTAGAGACGGAGAGGCTAGATTTGGCGGAAAGGGTGTTTTAAAGGCTGTTTCTAACATTAATGAAAATATAGCCGATGAAATTACAGGGCTTGACGCCTTTAATCAAACTCAGCTTGATACCATTTTACGCGAACTTGACGGAACGAAAAATTATTCTAAACTTGGAGCAAATGCGACTTTGGGTGTTTCTATGGCAAATGCAAGAGCGGTGGCGAATTCTTTAGGTATGCCACTTTATCGCTATTTAGGTGGAGCAAATGCTAGCGTTTTGCCTGTGCCTATGTGTAATATCATAAATGGCGGAGCACATGCGAATAATAGTGTTGATTTTCAAGAATATATGATTATGCCTTATGGTTTTACTAGCTTTAAAGAGGGTTTAAGGGCGGTTTGTGAAATTTATGCCATTTTGAAAAAAGAATTGGCAAATGGCGGACATCCGACTGCTTTAGGTGATGAGGGCGGCTTTGCACCTAATTTAGCAAACAATACAGAGCCTATTGAGTTTTTAATGACTTGCATTAAAAAGGCGGGGTATGAAAAGCAAATTAAAATCGCTCTTGATGTCGCTAGCACGGAATTTTATAAGGATGGTAAGTATCATTTAGAAGGTAGGACTTTTACGAGTGATGAGCTAATTGCGCGTTATGTGGAGCTTTGTGCGAAGTATCCTATTTGCAGTATTGAAGATGGTTTAGCGGAAAATGATTTTGAGGGGTGGATTAAACTCACAAAAGAGCTGGGAGCTAAAATTCAGCTTGTAGGAGATGATTTATTTGTAACAAATGAGGAAATTTTAAAAGAGGGTATAGAGAAAAAAATGGCAAATGCCATTTTAATCAAGCCTAATCAAATCGGCACACTCACGCAAACTATGCGAACTGTGCGTCTAGCACAAAGAAATAATTATAAGTGCATTATGTCGCATCGTTCAGGTGAGAGTGAGGATGCTTTTATCGCTGATTTTGCGGTGGCTTTAAATACGGGGCAGATTAAAACAGGTGCGCCAGCAAGGGCGGATAGAACGGCTAAGTATAATAGATTGCTTGAGATTGAGCTTGAAAATGATGAATATTTAGGAGAGGGACTCTGA